A genome region from Sphingomonas sp. BGYR3 includes the following:
- a CDS encoding beta-xylosidase → MTWRWSRRRMLSALGALIGSAAAPVVRAASAVTGGTRAIDLDLRRAGKPMDRFFDYMVGSDYPGTLIRDDSMAQLKTAVEELGFRTIRFHALFHDVLKTVQVRDGRIVYDWSGIDRLYDGLIARNIRPFVELGFTPEAMKTSDQQIFWWKGNTSHPQDGPWAALVDAFVRHCRERYGVAEVRRWHFEFWNEPNLDGFFERADQAAYFRLYALTARTIKAIDPALPVGGPATAGAAWVPEFLAYCHANTVPVDFVTTHTYGVDGGFLDEEGKQDTKLSPSPDAVIGDIRKVRAEIEASAYPGLPLYFTEWSTSYTPRDFVHDSYVSGAYVLTKLKQAEGLLQGMSYWAYTDLFEEPGPPPTPFHGGFGLMNRESIRKPVWFAYKYLNAVRGRVLPSTDDQIWAATENGRVAALVWAFRQPDQALSNKPFFSRIVQALPDRTVVLRVAGMRPGRYRMRLHRTGFRANDAFSAYIDLGLPDSLSADQIARMRALTADTPERQAMVTIGMDGTWMGSIPMRSNDMVLAVLDPVS, encoded by the coding sequence ATGACCTGGCGCTGGAGCCGCCGGCGGATGTTGTCGGCGCTGGGCGCGCTGATCGGCTCGGCTGCGGCTCCGGTGGTGCGGGCTGCATCCGCCGTCACGGGCGGCACGCGGGCGATCGACCTTGACCTGCGCCGCGCGGGCAAGCCGATGGACCGGTTTTTCGATTACATGGTCGGATCGGATTATCCCGGCACGCTGATCCGCGACGACAGCATGGCGCAGCTCAAGACCGCAGTCGAGGAACTGGGGTTCCGGACCATCCGCTTTCACGCCCTGTTCCACGATGTCCTGAAAACGGTGCAGGTCCGGGACGGGCGGATCGTTTACGACTGGTCGGGGATCGACCGGCTGTACGACGGCCTGATTGCGCGGAACATCCGGCCCTTTGTCGAACTGGGTTTCACGCCGGAGGCGATGAAGACATCGGATCAGCAGATCTTCTGGTGGAAGGGGAATACCAGCCATCCTCAGGATGGGCCATGGGCCGCGCTGGTCGATGCGTTCGTTCGGCACTGCCGCGAACGGTACGGCGTGGCAGAGGTTCGCCGCTGGCATTTCGAATTCTGGAACGAACCCAATCTGGACGGCTTTTTCGAGCGCGCGGATCAGGCCGCCTATTTCCGCCTCTATGCCCTGACCGCGCGGACCATCAAGGCGATCGACCCTGCGCTGCCGGTTGGCGGGCCAGCCACGGCGGGCGCTGCCTGGGTGCCGGAATTCCTTGCCTATTGCCACGCCAACACGGTGCCGGTCGATTTCGTGACGACGCACACCTATGGCGTGGACGGCGGATTTCTGGACGAAGAGGGCAAGCAGGATACCAAGCTGTCCCCATCGCCGGATGCCGTCATCGGCGATATCCGCAAGGTGCGGGCAGAGATCGAGGCATCGGCCTATCCCGGCCTGCCGCTGTATTTCACCGAATGGTCGACCAGCTACACGCCGCGCGACTTCGTCCACGACAGCTATGTCAGCGGGGCCTATGTCCTCACCAAGCTGAAACAGGCCGAGGGACTGCTTCAGGGCATGAGCTACTGGGCCTATACCGACCTGTTCGAAGAGCCGGGTCCGCCGCCCACGCCCTTTCATGGCGGCTTTGGCTTGATGAACCGCGAATCCATCCGAAAGCCGGTCTGGTTCGCCTATAAATATCTGAACGCCGTGCGCGGGCGCGTGCTGCCCAGCACGGACGATCAGATCTGGGCAGCGACCGAGAATGGCCGGGTCGCCGCACTGGTCTGGGCTTTTCGCCAGCCGGATCAGGCGCTCAGCAACAAGCCGTTTTTCAGCCGGATCGTTCAGGCATTGCCCGACCGGACGGTCGTGCTGCGCGTCGCCGGGATGCGACCGGGCCGATATCGGATGCGGCTGCACCGAACCGGCTTTCGCGCCAATGACGCCTTTTCGGCCTATATCGACCTTGGCCTGCCGGACAGCCTGTCGGCGGATCAGATCGCGCGGATGCGGGCGCTGACCGCCGACACGCCGGAGCGGCAGGCGATGGTCACCATCGGCATGGACGGCACATGGATGGGCAGCATCCCGATGCGCAGCAACGACATGGTGCTGGCGGTGCTGGACCCGGTCAGCTGA